The genomic segment GAACTGCTTGGGGTGTAGTCCAAACAATAACTGCCGCCGCATTTTCAGCCTTTTATTTGGTTGGAGTGAGAATATTGCTTGGGATTACAGAAGCTGTTGGTTTTCCAGCAGTTACTAAAATTACTTCGAAATGGGTTGCCAAAAATGAGAAAGCAAAAAGCGCTACCATTCAAGATTCTGGTGTAAATGTAGGCAACGTTTTGGGTAGTTTATTAATGTTGTTGCTAGTAGGATTAGTAGCTTCTAGTTTAGCTTGGAGATTAGGATTTTTAATTAGTGGTATTCTAACAATTGCATTAATGATGATTTTAATCGTCGTGCTTGTAGATTCACCAGAAAAACACCCAAAAATTACAAAAGCAGAACTTGATCACATCTTACAAAACCAGAATGTAGAGGTTGAACAGTCAAAGACTAGCGTAAGTGATTGGTTTAAAAATCGTAGTTACTGGGGTTCTATGATGGGATTAGGCGCACAGGCGGGAGTATTCTTTGGACTATTTACATGGTTACCTATGTATCTTTCTTATGCTAGACACTTTTCATTGACTCTGACAATAACGTACACTGCTTTAATTTGGGGCTTTGGATTCATAGGCGAAATTATAGGTGGCTTTGTTATAGACTCTATTAATAAAAAACATGGTCCTAATGTAGGTATGAAGATTGGCTTTACAGTAAGTTCATTAGGCGTTTCTTTCGGGCTATTTGCCACTATTTTTGCAACTTCACCAATAGCTGCTGTAGAAACTCTTATGGTTACTTTTCTCTTCCTAAGATGGTCTGGAATACAATGGGCAGTTAGTTCATTTTTAGTGCCATCAAAATACGCTGGGCAATTTGGTGGGCACATCGGTTTTTGGGAAACACTGTGGGGTATTATAGTACCACTAATATTTGCAGCCACAGTAGCAACGACTAAAGCATATACTGAAGGTATGTATTTACTTGTCTTGGTCGGTTTAATATATTTCATTGGTACAGTCATTGTAACTACCTACAAACCTATGGAAAAACATATTGAAAAAGTCTCTACTTCTTAATCTTTTTTATTTTTTTTTTGAAACTATAATATCCTCAAATTAGTTTCCGTATCGTGAGCTCAAATACTTACATTTATTATGATATATATATATTCTCATCTTATATTGTCTAAATC from the Thermoplasmata archaeon genome contains:
- a CDS encoding MFS transporter yields the protein MINSDKPSDQTAVKKIGNIRWTIVLLMFAIITFDYIDRGVVTVAMPVLTKEFNLSPYLVAIIGDGFTYGYLIMNPVVGYILDKSGTKKAITTFGTAWGVVQTITAAAFSAFYLVGVRILLGITEAVGFPAVTKITSKWVAKNEKAKSATIQDSGVNVGNVLGSLLMLLLVGLVASSLAWRLGFLISGILTIALMMILIVVLVDSPEKHPKITKAELDHILQNQNVEVEQSKTSVSDWFKNRSYWGSMMGLGAQAGVFFGLFTWLPMYLSYARHFSLTLTITYTALIWGFGFIGEIIGGFVIDSINKKHGPNVGMKIGFTVSSLGVSFGLFATIFATSPIAAVETLMVTFLFLRWSGIQWAVSSFLVPSKYAGQFGGHIGFWETLWGIIVPLIFAATVATTKAYTEGMYLLVLVGLIYFIGTVIVTTYKPMEKHIEKVSTS